One Bdellovibrio bacteriovorus genomic window, GATGATATTTTCATCTGTGGATTCTGAAAACTGTTTAAGATCCACATCAGCGTCAAATTTTTTTAAAATTTCTTCTTCTTTTGCGGTGGCTCGATTGTCCGGGTTACGGGGTTCGCTAGAAAACACGCGGAATGCATACCCTTCTTTATCAGCTCCCTCGGCTCCCACTTTCATCGCCGCAAAGATTGGAACCTGTTTTAAAATCTCAAGCTTCGCTTCTTTAGGAAGATTTCCGTCAGGATGTAGAGTGACGGCTTTATTAATACTGTCACCAAGCCCGCCTTGAGAGGCAATGTAAGAGCGTACGGACTCTAGGCGAGATAAAATCGCTTCCGACTTCTGGCGCAACTGGATCTCACCTTGAGAATGAATGCGCGCGATCGAAACCAGGACGGCTGACGTCGTACAGATTAAACAAGCTCCTGCGATACTCCAAAGAACTTTATTACTTAACTTCATGGTGTCTCCATCATTATATTTAAGACACCAATGTTTCGACGCCAAAGACTCGATTCTTTAAACGGATTTTAACTTCTCAAGAGAACTCGAGCATTTTTATAAGTATCTCAACTCCAGGTTGATAGACTTATGAACAGGAACAAGGCTAGTTTGTTAAAGCTTTTTAATAAAATTGAGGACTTCTTGGGCATTGCCTTCGGCTTTGACTTTGCGAAATTCACCGACAAGCTTTTGGTTTTCGTCGATAACAAAAGCACTGCGCTCAATGCCCAGCACTTTTTTGCCGTACATGTTTTTTTCTTTGATCACATCAAAGATTTTACAAACGACTTCATCTTCATCAGACAAAAGATCAAACTTGAATTTAAATTTATCAATAAACTTATCATGCGACTTTAAGCTGTCGCGAGAGACACCTAAAACCACCGCGTTCTGTTTTTTAAATTGCGAGAGCAATCCATTAAACTCATTGCTTTGAATGGTGCATCCCGGAGTATTGTCTTTCGGGTAAAAGTACAAAACCACTTTTTGGCCTTTAAGACTTGAAAGCTCAAAATCTTCTCCATTAGAAGATGGAACTTTGAAGTTAGGAACTTTCTTTCCGATTTCCAATTTAGCGGCCATGATGTTCTCCTTGAGGCTCTTGCGGCTGTGTTCCTTCCTGATACTGCTGTTGTTGCTGCTCTTGCAACTGCTGACGCTCATGCTCTAACACCTGGCCGTCATAATCTTCCGACGGCGGCACTCCTTCTTGATACGGCGCTGATTGTTGCTGTTGTTGTTGCATTAACACGTCAGGATCCACGGGAACCGGGACCACAGGCGAAGGACCACTTTTTCGCGGAGCCAGCTCTCCTTGGGGGGCTTTCGGGATCGGAATTTTAGAGATCCCTTCGTCCGGCGGAATTTCTTCGGGACGCAATACCATCGGAGGCGCACCTTGCGCGCGAGGGGGCGGTGCTTGCGGAGATTTTGCCGCCGTGGGCTTTACCGAAGGCTCCGGAACAGGTTCCGGCGGATACAGCTCAGTTTCTTTAACAACAATTTTTCCTTCCATCGGAACATCGGCTTCAATTTTGCGCGTGTCACTTAAGTTTTCATAAACTTTGCCACGCAATTTGATCAGGTTTTTACCGGTTCGGGTGTAGTCATAGTCATCTAAAAGAATCATTTGTTCTTTGGTGCGCTCTTGCGCCCAATCGATACATTTTAGACGTTCCAGCTGTTCGTTTTCATTTCCCGCCATCGTACACTTAATGGAGCGGTTTAAGACTGTCGCGCCAAGCCCCAAAATTTCTTCGAGATTTTCAGGATAAAAAGTCACTTGAACTTCTAATTTAGAGGGCGAATAAAATTCGGCGATTTTTTTTGCTTCCGTTTTCTCACTGCACTTTTCAAAGACTTCACTTTTTTGCGGGAATCCCGACGGACCTAAGATGTCGCGCTTAAAAATATAGCGATCGCAGCGAAAGGCTGATTTGTTAGCCAGCTTGGTATTTTCTGAGGACAAGATGGCCCTCAGGACCTTTCCGAAAGGGGACTTTTGCACCGAGCGTCGCTCATTGGTCAAAACCCACCACGCTTCGCGATGAATGGCGTCAGCCTGCTCAAAATACTTCACAAAGATTTCTAAAGTTCGATCTTTTTTAGGCGTGGCTTCAGGGGGAGATGTCGCCCCCGAGGTTTGCACTGCGGGCGCTGGACTTTTCTCTGTACGCCAAAAGCATGAAGTCATGCTACCCGCGAAACCCAAAATAAGAGCGAAATAAAGGCGATTCATACCTTTAAGTCTTGCAAAAAGACTCAGTGAAAACAAGATTTTACTTGGCCGTTCTGGAATATGTACTCTAAACTTTAGCCAAGCAAAATTTTAATAGCACCTGGAGGATATTGTGGAGAAGATCTGGCTCAAGAATTACCCTAAAGGCGTGGCCGCCGAAGTGAATGTTTCAAAATATTCTTCGCTTTACGATCTCTATGAAGAATCAGTGAATCGCTTTAAAACTAAAAAGGCGTTCACAAACATGGGTGTCAGCCTCACCTATTCCGAACTGAACCGCCAAGTCGAAATCTTTGCTTCCTTTTTGCAAAACGAATTAAAACTTAAAAAAGGCGATCGCATCGCCATCCAAATGCCCAACGTCTTGCAATTCCCGATCATCGCCTTTGCGGCCATGCGCAGTGGGCTCACGATTGTTAACACCAATCCTTTGTACACCGCTAAAGAGATGCAACATCAGTTTAAAGATTCCGGTGCTAAGGCCAT contains:
- a CDS encoding peroxiredoxin; protein product: MAAKLEIGKKVPNFKVPSSNGEDFELSSLKGQKVVLYFYPKDNTPGCTIQSNEFNGLLSQFKKQNAVVLGVSRDSLKSHDKFIDKFKFKFDLLSDEDEVVCKIFDVIKEKNMYGKKVLGIERSAFVIDENQKLVGEFRKVKAEGNAQEVLNFIKKL